The sequence CCTGGCTGTCCGAGCTGACCCCCGGCACCCGTGTGCTGGGCCTGGGCGAAGGGTCGCACGGGACCGCCGAGCATTTTGCGCTCAAGGGCCGCATCTTCCGGGAGCTGGCGGAGCAGCACGGCTATACGGTGTTCATGATTGAAGCCGACTACGACGATGCCTACGCCATTGACCGCTGGGTGCAGGGGGAAGGCAGCCAGAGCGCCGAGCAGATCACCCGCGAGTACGACTTCTGGACCTGGAAGACGCAGGAAATGGCCGAGTTGCTGCGCTGGATGCGCGAGTACAACGCAGGCCGGGGCGACAAGCCCGCGCTGCGCGTGGCGGGCATGGACATGCAGGACCCGGCGGGCAGCCTGGACCTGCTGGCGCGGCTGGCCCCGGCAGGGTCGCGGCTGGCGGGGCTGACCGGGCAGCTTCTGGCAGAAGTGATGGCCCAGGAGGAACGCGAAAAACCTGACTGGACCCGCGCCGAGGCCCTGGCCGCGCTACTGGAGCTGCACGCCCGCTTCCAGCCGCAGGGCACGCCGCACGCGCCCGAACTCCGGCATCTGGCCCGCACTGTCCAGCAAGGCATGGCGATGCTGGCCGGAATGGAGGGCGACGACTTCAACGCTTCCAATGCCCTGCGTGACCGGGCAATGGCCGACAATACCCAGGCGCTGCTGCGCGAGCTGTTCCCCGGTCAGAAAGCGGCGGTGTGGGCCCACAACTTCCACGTGTCCAAGGTGCCAGCGCAGGGGCAGGCATACGCCAACCTGGGCAGCCACCTCGCCCGCGAGATGGGCAGCGAATACCGGGTGATTGGCTTCAGCTTTGGCGGGGGCGAGCTGCGGGCCGTGCCGGGCCGCGCCGACGGCTGGGTGGGCCGCGAGCCGGTGATCCTCAAGGTGCCGGACGCCCAGCCCGAGTCGCTGGACGGCCTGAGTGCCAGCATTCTGGGTGCTTCGGTCCCCGCTGCCTTCCTAAATGTGGCGCAGGCCGGGGCGCAGACTCCGCTCCGGGAATGGTTCGCGCAGCCGGTAAGAATAAGTGGCGTAGGCGCGGTGTATGTGGAAGGGCTGCCCACGAACGGACCTGCTGACCTGCCTGCCGCCTTTGACGGCCTGATTCTGACCCCACGCAGCAGCGCCGCTGTGCCGCTGCCGGTGCTGGAAAAATGACCCGGCAGGAGAAGCGCTGGCAGCGGGTCCGCACCCTGGAAGTGGTGCTGACGCTGCTGCTGATTGCCGCTTTCAGCGTGCTCAATTCCGGCCGAATGACTGCGCCGCTGTTCGCGGCCTTCATGACCGTATTCGCGCTTCTGACCGCTGGCCTGATGCGCCGGCAGTACCGCGTGCTGGACGAGCTGGGGCGGCTGCGCTGGCTTGGGAGCTATCTGAGCATGGCCTTTGTGTACAGCCTGGGCCTGTCGGGGCTGGTGCTGTGGAGCATATGGCAGGCGGGAGGCGGACAACCGCCGGGTGTATCCTTCAATGCCGTGTTCGCCGTGTTGGTGGCCGGCGGCCTGGCCAGCTGGGGCACCTGGCACTACCTGGGCTGGCGGGACTCGCGCGGGTGAATGCCGCTACAGTAGGACGCCGAGTATGAAAAACCGTATCAAGGTGCTGCGCGCCGAACACGGCCTTACCCAGGCCGAGCTGGCCGACCGGCTGGACGTGTCCCGCCAGACCGTCAACGCCCTGGAAACCGGCAAATACGACCCCAGCCTGCCGCTGGCGTTCCGGCTGGCGCGGCTGTTCGGGCTGAGAATCGAAGACATCTTTCAGGACGAGGAAGCGGGCGGCTGAGGCGTGGGGTGGCCTGCCGGCGGCATGGGTGTGCCCCGCACGCCTTATTCTGAGCAGATGACCGGTCCCGACCCTGTTTCTCCTGCCGCAGCGGACGCTCCCCGCGTGGCGCCCAACTTCATCACCGAAATCATCGAGCGCGACCTGGAATCGGGCAAGTACCCCCAGGTCGTGACCCGTTTTCCGCCGGAACCCAGCGGCTACGCGCACCTGGGGCACGTGTTCGCCTCATTTTTGGACTTTCAGACGGCGCAGCAGTACGGCGGGCGCTACCACCTGCGGATGGACGACACCAACCCCGAGCTGGCGACCCAGGAATACGTGGACGCCATTGCCGACGACCTGCGCTGGCTGGGCTGGGACTGGGGCGAGCACTTCTACTACGCTTCCGACAACTTCGGGCGCTACTACGAGTATGCCGAGCAGCTGATTCGCCAGGGCGACGCCTACGTGGACAGCGTCAGCGGCGAGGAGATGGCCGCCCTGCGGGGCACTCCCGACCGGCCCGGCACGCCCAGCCCCTACCGCGGGCGCAGCGTAGAAGAAAACCTGGACCTGTTCCGCCGGATGCGGGCGGGCGAGTTCGCGGCCGGCGAGCACCTGCTGCGGGCCAAGATTGACCTCAGCAGCCCCAACATGAAGCTGCGTGACCCGGCGCTGTACCGCATCCTGCACGTGCCGCACTACCGCGCTGGCGACTGGTGCATTTATCCCATGTACGACTTTCAGCACCCGCTGCAAGACGCGCTGGAAGGCGTGACGCACTCGATGTGCAGCCTGGAGTTCGTGGACAACCGCGCCATTTACGACTGGCTGATGGAGCGGCTCGGCTTTGACCCACGCCCGCACCAGTACGAGTTCGGGCGGCGCGGGCTGGAGTACACGATTACCTCCAAGCGCAAGCTGCGCCGCCTGATTGAAGAAGGCCGGGTCAGCGGCTGGGACGACCCCCGGATGCCGACCCTGCGTGCCCAGCGCCGCTTGGGGGTGACGCCGGAAGCGGTGCGCAACTTCGCCGCCCAGATTGGCGTGAACCGCACCAACCGCACGGTGGATATCGCCGTGTACGAAAATGCCGTGCGCGACGACCTGAACACCCGCGCTCCCCGCGTGATGGCGGTGCTGGAGCCGTTGAAAGTAGAGCTGACCAACCTGACGGAGCCGCAGGAGCTGACGCTGCCCTACTGGCCGCACGACGTGGTGGCCCTCTCGCCGGACGGCCTGCTGAGCCTGCCGAGTGGCGAGAGGGTCCCTGCCGAGCAGGCCGCCCGCACGGTGCCGCTGACCCGCGAGGTGTACATCGAGCAGAGCGATTTTGCCCAGAACCCCCCAAAAGGCTTCAAACGGCTGACCCAGGGCGGCACGGTGCGCCTGCGCGGAGCCGGCATCATCCGGGCCGATGAGGTGGAACTGAATGACAGCGGTCAGCCGGTGCTGATTCGCGCCAGTCTGCAACCTGAAGAGGTGGGCGCAGCGGGCGTGATTCACTGGGTAAGTGCCGCGCAGGCCGTGCCCGCCGAGTTCCGGCTGTATGACCGCCTGTTCCGGGTGCCCAACCCCGAAGGCGAGAACCCCGAGGACCCGGTCAGCCCCCTAGAAGCCCCCGACTTCGACCCCGAAGGCATGAGCCACGAGGGAGACGCCCCGGTCAGCGGCGACTTTACCCGCTTCCTGAATCCCGACTCGCTGCAGGTGCGGCACGGCTTCGTGGAACCCAGCGTGCTGGGCGACCCGCAGGACACCCGCTACCAGTTCGAGCGCCAGGGCTACTTCTGGCGCGACCCGGTAGACAGCCGCGAAGAAGGGCTGGTGTTCGGGCGCATCATCACGCTCAAGGACACCTGGGCCAAGGAAGCGAAAAAAGCCGCCGGGTCACAGGGTCAGAACACCGAGAAGAAGGCCGAGCCGAAGCCCAGAGCACAGGCAGCTGCCGCCCCCGACTTCAGCCCCGCCGAACAGGCCGAGATAGAGCGCCTGCGTGGCCTGGGCGTCGGCTCTGAAGATGCCATCGCGCTGGCCCGCGACCCACAGCTGGCCGAGTTCTTCGCCGCTGCGGGGGCTGGTGCCCACGCCGGGCAGGTGGCGGCCTGGGTGGTCAACGACCTGGCCGGGCTGCTGCGTGAGGGCCAAGTGCATGAAGGACAGAGCCGCTTGAACCCCGCCGACCTCCCCGCGCTGGCCGAGTTGCTGGCCGGCGGCAGCATCAGCACCCGCATCGCCAAAGACGTGCTGGCCCGCGCTGCCGCCAGCGGTGAAGCCCCCGCCGCCATCGTGGAGCGCGAAGGGCTGAAGGTGGTGTCTGACGCAGGCGAACTGCGCCGGGTGGTGGAAGACCTCTTCGCCGCTCACCCCGCCGAAGCCGAAGCCTTCCGGGGTGGCAAGGCCGCGCTGCAAGGGTTCTTTATGGGCAAGGTGATGCAGGCGACTGGCGGCAAAGCCGACCCCAAAGCGGTGGGCGCAGTGCTCAGGGAGGCCGCTGAAGGA is a genomic window of Deinococcus proteolyticus MRP containing:
- a CDS encoding erythromycin esterase family protein, whose protein sequence is MNKITLPTLIVTACLSSAQAQAGANSLPAGLAAQYAALVDATRTLDAPAYAALLTDDFSMVMPDGTRLNRDTYLSSFDPEQLSYQKLDYRIDGAEVNGDVARVQFWNRAEAIYHIGEVQQPVTVEARSEDLWRKVNGQWRMSESRALELVTEMSGQVTRQVAQAPLDPATLDARRAALTPLLRPISATDMKAPAADFAWLSELTPGTRVLGLGEGSHGTAEHFALKGRIFRELAEQHGYTVFMIEADYDDAYAIDRWVQGEGSQSAEQITREYDFWTWKTQEMAELLRWMREYNAGRGDKPALRVAGMDMQDPAGSLDLLARLAPAGSRLAGLTGQLLAEVMAQEEREKPDWTRAEALAALLELHARFQPQGTPHAPELRHLARTVQQGMAMLAGMEGDDFNASNALRDRAMADNTQALLRELFPGQKAAVWAHNFHVSKVPAQGQAYANLGSHLAREMGSEYRVIGFSFGGGELRAVPGRADGWVGREPVILKVPDAQPESLDGLSASILGASVPAAFLNVAQAGAQTPLREWFAQPVRISGVGAVYVEGLPTNGPADLPAAFDGLILTPRSSAAVPLPVLEK
- a CDS encoding glutamine--tRNA ligase/YqeY domain fusion protein, yielding MTGPDPVSPAAADAPRVAPNFITEIIERDLESGKYPQVVTRFPPEPSGYAHLGHVFASFLDFQTAQQYGGRYHLRMDDTNPELATQEYVDAIADDLRWLGWDWGEHFYYASDNFGRYYEYAEQLIRQGDAYVDSVSGEEMAALRGTPDRPGTPSPYRGRSVEENLDLFRRMRAGEFAAGEHLLRAKIDLSSPNMKLRDPALYRILHVPHYRAGDWCIYPMYDFQHPLQDALEGVTHSMCSLEFVDNRAIYDWLMERLGFDPRPHQYEFGRRGLEYTITSKRKLRRLIEEGRVSGWDDPRMPTLRAQRRLGVTPEAVRNFAAQIGVNRTNRTVDIAVYENAVRDDLNTRAPRVMAVLEPLKVELTNLTEPQELTLPYWPHDVVALSPDGLLSLPSGERVPAEQAARTVPLTREVYIEQSDFAQNPPKGFKRLTQGGTVRLRGAGIIRADEVELNDSGQPVLIRASLQPEEVGAAGVIHWVSAAQAVPAEFRLYDRLFRVPNPEGENPEDPVSPLEAPDFDPEGMSHEGDAPVSGDFTRFLNPDSLQVRHGFVEPSVLGDPQDTRYQFERQGYFWRDPVDSREEGLVFGRIITLKDTWAKEAKKAAGSQGQNTEKKAEPKPRAQAAAAPDFSPAEQAEIERLRGLGVGSEDAIALARDPQLAEFFAAAGAGAHAGQVAAWVVNDLAGLLREGQVHEGQSRLNPADLPALAELLAGGSISTRIAKDVLARAAASGEAPAAIVEREGLKVVSDAGELRRVVEDLFAAHPAEAEAFRGGKAALQGFFMGKVMQATGGKADPKAVGAVLREAAEG
- a CDS encoding helix-turn-helix transcriptional regulator — its product is MKNRIKVLRAEHGLTQAELADRLDVSRQTVNALETGKYDPSLPLAFRLARLFGLRIEDIFQDEEAGG